The sequence below is a genomic window from Bradyrhizobium septentrionale.
CGTGTAGAAGGTGCCGGCGAGCGCAGTCAGGAATGCGCTGATCATGTAGATGTCGCGCTTTACCTTCGGCGCGTTGACGCCGATCGCCTCGGCCGCGTCTTCGTCCTCGCCGATCGCGACGAGATAGTAGCCGATCCAGGATTTCTCGATTCTGTGGGTGATCCACAGCCCGACCACGAGCAGTCCGAGCACGACGTAGTAATAGGATGACTTCTCCTCGAACTGCATCATCAGCGGCGCGCTGCCGAGGTTCGGAATCGTGGTGCCTTCGGCGCCCCAGGCGAAGTCGCGGAATTTCAGGAAGATCAGCATCAAGACCTGGGCGGTGGCGATGGTCGCGATGGTGAAGTAGGGGCCGCGCAGGCGGAAGCAGAGCCAGCCGATCGGCAGGCTCGCCAGCATCGCCACCACGCCGCCCGCGATCATCCCGATCCAGGGCGAGATGCCGTAGTTCACCTGCATGATGGTCGAGGTGTAGGCGCCGAGCCCGAAATAGGCGGCGTGCCCGAGCGACAGCTGCTTGGCATAGCCACCCATCAGGTTCCAGGCGACGCCGATGAAGGAGAACAGCAGGATGCGGATGAAGATGTCGATTGCGAACGACG
It includes:
- a CDS encoding branched-chain amino acid ABC transporter permease; its protein translation is MSGNMKWLWLAIGAVVMLALPQFVTSSFAIDIFIRILLFSFIGVAWNLMGGYAKQLSLGHAAYFGLGAYTSTIMQVNYGISPWIGMIAGGVVAMLASLPIGWLCFRLRGPYFTIATIATAQVLMLIFLKFRDFAWGAEGTTIPNLGSAPLMMQFEEKSSYYYVVLGLLVVGLWITHRIEKSWIGYYLVAIGEDEDAAEAIGVNAPKVKRDIYMISAFLTALAGTFYTQYIYFIDPATAFSFSVSIEAALVSIVGGIGTLWGPVIGTVLLETTSALLQSWLGSSVGGIQLTVYSLILMAVILWRPTGLIGFATDVYHRTIRRKPARA